In a single window of the Elaeis guineensis isolate ETL-2024a chromosome 8, EG11, whole genome shotgun sequence genome:
- the LOC105050418 gene encoding V-type proton ATPase catalytic subunit A: protein MAYGDRLTTFEDSEKESEYGYVRKVSGPVVVADGMGGAAMYELVRVGHDNLIGEIIRLEGDSATIQVYEETAGLMVNDPVLRTHKPLSVELGPGILGNIFDGIQRPLKTIALKSGDVYIPRGVSVPALDKDTLWEFEPKKLAVGDLLTGGDLYATVFENTLMQHHVALPPGSMGKITYIAPAGQYSLKDTVLELEFQGVKKQFTMLQTWPVRTPRPVAAKLAADTPLLTGQRVLDALFPSVLGGTCAIPGAFGCGKTVISQALSKYSNSDTVVYVGCGERGNEMAEVLMDFPQLTMTLPDGREESVMKRTTLVANTSNMPVAAREASIYTGITIAEYFRDMGYNVSMMADSTSRWAEALREISGRLAEMPADSGYPAYLAARLASFYERAGKVKCLGGPDRTGSVTIVGAVSPPGGDFSDPVTSATLGIVQVFWGLDKKLAQRKHFPSVNWLISYSKYSKALESFYEKFDPDFIDIRTKAREVLQREDDLNEIVQLVGKDALAESDKITLETAKLLREDYLAQNAFTPYDKFCPFYKSVWMMRNIIHFNALANQAVERGAGSDGQKITYSVIKHRLGDLFYRLVSQKFEDPAEGENVLVAKFKKLYDDLSAGFRNLEDETR, encoded by the exons ATGGCCTACGGCGATCGGCTGACGACCTTCGAGGATTCGGAGAAGGAGAGCGAATACGGATATGTCCGCAAG GTATCTGGGCCAGTTGTTGTGGCAGATGGAATGGGAGGTGCTGCCATGTATGAATTGGTTCGTGTTGGTCATGATAACCTTATTGGTGAGATTATTCGGTTGGAGGGAGATTCAGCTACCATTCAGG TTTATGAAGAAACTGCTGGTTTGATGGTAAATGACCCTGTTTTGCGAACTCATAAG CCTCTTTCTGTGGAGCTGGGGCCTGGTATTTTGGGCAATATTTTTGATGGGATTCAG CGGCCTCTAAAAACTATTGCTTTAAAGTCTGGTGATGTTTACATTCCTCGTGGTGTTTCTGTTCCTGCCCTTGACAAAGATACATTGTGGGAGTTTGAGCCTAAGAAATTAG CTGTTGGAGATCTTCTTACTGGTGGGGATTTATATGCT ACTGTTTTTGAAAACACTTTAATGCAACACCATGTTGCACTTCCTCCAGGTTCCATGGGCAAAATCACTTATATTGCCCCTGCTGGTCAATATAGCCTGAAG GATACAGTGCTTGAGCTCGAGTTTCAAGGTGTCAAAAAGCAATTCACAATGCTTCAG ACATGGCCAGTGCGTACACCGAGGCCTGTTGCAGCAAAGCTTGCAGCTGATACACCTCTGTTGACAGGGCAG CGTGTACTTGATGCCCTTTTCCCCTCTGTTCTTGGAGGGACTTGTGCGATACCTGGAGCATTTGGTTGTGGAAAAACAGTTATCAGTCAGGCACTCTCAAAG TACTCTAATTCTGACACTGTGGTTTATGTGGGTTGTGGAGAAAGAGGAAACGAAATGGCTGAG GTGCTTATGGATTTCCCCCAATTGACAATGACATTGCCTGATGGCCGTGAAGAATCTGTGATGAAACGGACTACACTTGTGGCTAATACTTCCAATATGCCTGTGGCTGCTCGAGAGGCATCTATTTACACAG GAATTACCATTGCTGAATACTTTAGAGATATGGGCTACAATGTTAGCATGATGGCTGATTCCACCTCTCGTTGGGCAGAAGCATTGCGTGAAATATCAGGTCGACTG GCTGAAATGCCAGCAGATAGTGGTTATCCTGCATATCTTGCAGCACGTCTAGCATCCTTCTATGAACGTGCTGGTAAAGTGAAATGCCTTGGTGGTCCTGATCGAACTGGCAGTGTAACAATTGTTGGTGCTGTTTCCCCTCCTGGTGGTGACTTTTCAGACCCAGTGACATCTGCAACCCTTGGTATTGTTCAG GTATTCTGGGGGTTGGATAAGAAGCTTGCTCAGAGAAAACATTTTCCATCAGTGAATTggcttatatcatattcaaagtaCTCAAAG GCCCTAGAATCTTTCTATGAGAAATTTGATCCAGATTTTATTGACATCAGAACAAAAGCCCGTGAAGTACTGCAGAGGGAGGATGATCTGAATGAAATTGTCCAG CTTGTCGGTAAAGATGCATTAGCAGAAAGTGATAAAATTACCCTAGAGACAGCAAAGCTGCTGAGGGAGGATTACCTTGCACAGAATGCATTTACTCC ATATGATAAATTCTGCCCTTTCTACAAATCAGTGTGGATGATGCGAAACATTATACATTTTAATGCTCTTGCAAATCAG GCAGTTGAGCGAGGAGCAGGTTCTGATGGCCAGAAGATAACATACAGTGTCATCAAGCATCGTTTGGGTGACCTTTTCTACCGTCTAGT GTCCCAGAAATTTGAAGATCCTGCGGAAGGTGAGAATGTTCTTGTTGCCAAGTTCAAGAAATTATATGATGACCTTTCTGCTGGATTCCGCAATCTGGAGGATGAAACACGGTAA